In Deltaproteobacteria bacterium, the following are encoded in one genomic region:
- a CDS encoding Ku protein produces MPARSIGSGTISFGLVSIPIRVYVATHSEQLSFNMLHAPCHTRIKQQLYCPHHDKVVERSEIVKGYQFEKDRYVTFTDEEIRALEAEANRAIDIHEFVPLAGVDPIYFEDAHYLGPDKGAEKAYHLLAQAMRETDKVALAQYVRGGKEHLVLLRPYDGGLVLHTMHYADEVRSLAEVDLGGEPKVRAGELEMARKLVQQLSAKAFRPEQYKDQYRERVEAVVQKKVAGQEVTAAEPEKPKAQVIDLMEALKASLSRTAARAERVAEPEVAGKRRSAARVRAHERPGATRRAHKK; encoded by the coding sequence ATGCCCGCCCGCTCCATCGGCTCGGGGACGATCAGCTTCGGGCTCGTGTCGATCCCGATCCGCGTCTACGTGGCGACCCACTCCGAGCAGCTCTCGTTCAACATGCTGCACGCGCCCTGCCACACCCGCATCAAGCAGCAGCTCTACTGCCCGCACCACGACAAGGTGGTCGAGCGGAGCGAGATCGTGAAGGGCTACCAGTTCGAGAAGGACCGCTACGTCACCTTCACGGACGAGGAGATCCGGGCGCTCGAGGCCGAGGCCAACCGCGCCATCGACATCCACGAGTTCGTGCCGCTCGCCGGGGTGGATCCCATCTACTTCGAGGACGCGCACTACCTCGGCCCGGACAAGGGCGCCGAGAAGGCCTACCACCTGCTCGCGCAGGCGATGCGCGAGACCGACAAGGTCGCGCTCGCGCAGTACGTGCGCGGCGGGAAGGAGCATCTGGTCCTTCTGCGGCCCTACGACGGCGGGCTCGTCCTCCACACCATGCACTACGCCGACGAGGTGCGGAGCCTCGCCGAGGTCGACCTGGGCGGCGAGCCGAAGGTGCGCGCCGGCGAGCTCGAGATGGCGCGCAAGCTCGTCCAGCAGCTCTCCGCCAAGGCGTTCCGTCCCGAGCAGTACAAGGACCAGTACCGCGAGCGGGTCGAGGCGGTGGTGCAGAAGAAGGTGGCGGGCCAGGAGGTCACGGCGGCCGAGCCCGAGAAGCCGAAGGCGCAGGTGATCGATCTCATGGAAGCGCTCAAGGCCAGCCTTTCGCGCACCGCGGCGCGAGCCGAGCGAGTGGCCGAGCCCGAGGTGGCCGGGAAGCGACGCTCCGCCGCCCGCGTCCGCGCGCACGAGCGGCCGGGCGCCACGCGTCGCGCGCACAAGAAGTAA
- a CDS encoding ATP-dependent DNA ligase encodes MERAGMRPPSGSQVSARPPPVSNPHRATMPRRMRTPRRLATLPRVRLQPASLPLMLPTLVEEVPRGPGWLFELKWDGVRLLALREQGRVELWARSGARMTERYPEIAVALAPLAGGDFALDGEVVALDAAGRPSFERLQRRMHLVRGVAAAAAAVPVTAYFYDCLALFGRDVRGLPLADRKALLHQVVSALGAVRYADHVEGDGAQFLAAACKAGLEGIVAKRADARYLAGRRMEWRKIKCVRRQEFVIGGYTDPKGTRALLGAVHLGVYDGDDLVYAGRAGSGLDRAGLDELAARLRPLVTERCPFTRGCPPRGPEHHWVRPALVCEVRFSEWTSDGLVRHPVYLGLRTDRRPRDVHAERPRSLSE; translated from the coding sequence ATGGAGCGGGCGGGCATGCGGCCTCCTTCCGGAAGCCAGGTAAGCGCACGGCCCCCGCCTGTGTCAAACCCGCACCGTGCTACCATGCCGCGCCGGATGCGGACGCCTCGACGGCTTGCAACGCTGCCGCGCGTGCGCCTCCAGCCGGCGAGCCTCCCCCTCATGCTGCCCACCCTGGTCGAGGAGGTGCCCCGCGGACCCGGCTGGCTCTTCGAGCTCAAGTGGGACGGCGTGCGCCTGCTCGCGCTGCGCGAGCAGGGGCGGGTCGAGCTCTGGGCACGCAGCGGCGCGCGCATGACGGAGCGGTACCCCGAGATCGCCGTCGCGCTCGCGCCGCTCGCGGGGGGGGACTTCGCGCTCGACGGCGAGGTCGTGGCACTCGACGCGGCGGGCCGCCCGAGCTTCGAGCGGCTCCAGCGCCGCATGCACCTGGTCCGCGGGGTGGCGGCCGCCGCGGCCGCGGTGCCGGTGACGGCGTACTTCTACGACTGCCTCGCCCTCTTCGGCCGCGACGTGCGCGGGCTCCCGCTCGCCGACCGGAAGGCGCTCCTCCACCAGGTCGTCTCCGCTCTCGGGGCGGTGCGCTACGCCGACCACGTGGAAGGCGACGGCGCGCAGTTCCTCGCCGCCGCCTGCAAGGCGGGGCTGGAGGGCATCGTCGCAAAGCGGGCCGACGCGCGCTACCTGGCCGGGCGCCGCATGGAATGGCGCAAGATCAAGTGCGTCCGGCGGCAGGAATTCGTGATCGGCGGCTACACCGATCCGAAGGGCACGCGCGCGCTTCTCGGCGCCGTCCACCTGGGAGTCTACGACGGCGACGATCTCGTCTACGCGGGCCGCGCCGGCTCGGGCCTCGACCGCGCGGGCCTGGACGAGCTCGCCGCCCGCCTCCGCCCGCTCGTCACCGAGCGCTGCCCGTTCACGCGCGGCTGCCCGCCGCGCGGGCCCGAGCACCACTGGGTCCGACCGGCGCTCGTGTGCGAGGTGCGCTTCTCGGAGTGGACGAGCGACGGGCTCGTCCGCCACCCGGTGTACCTGGGGCTCCGCACCGACCGCCGGCCGCGCGACGTGCACGCGGAGCGCCCTAGGAGCCTGTCCGAGTAA
- a CDS encoding sulfurtransferase TusA family protein, with the protein MARETLDLRGVKCPLSWARAKVHLETLAPGQEIDVLLDDAQGAADIPRAAEAAGHHVVGVADEGGRWRITIEV; encoded by the coding sequence ATGGCGCGTGAGACGCTCGACCTGCGGGGTGTGAAGTGCCCGCTCAGTTGGGCCCGGGCCAAGGTCCATCTGGAGACGCTCGCGCCCGGCCAGGAGATCGACGTCCTCCTCGACGACGCGCAGGGCGCGGCCGACATCCCGCGCGCCGCCGAGGCCGCCGGGCATCACGTGGTCGGGGTGGCCGACGAGGGCGGGCGCTGGCGGATCACGATCGAGGTGTAG
- a CDS encoding ATP-dependent helicase, with translation METYTLRPRPDARPDRRYRIDYAGELNGAQYEAATALEGSVLVIAGAGSGKTRTLVYRVARLVESGVSPGQILLLTFTRKAAEEMLRRAAALVGASCERVGGGTFHSFANVVLRRTARHVGLEPNFTILDRSDSEDVVNLLRSRAGLDRKDRRFPRKSAILEILSMAVNRAKPVADVLTESYAHLADHLEDLERLGLEYGRYKREKNLVDYDDLLVLLRDLLRDHPEVAAQLSRTYRFIMVDEYQDTNPLQAEIVRTLAATHPNVMAVGDDSQSIYSFRGATFRNIMDFPKAFPDTRIIKLEENYRSTQPILDLANAIIDQAAEKHTKVLRTRRADGPPPLLAQCNDEQAQSRFVCQRILELREEGVPLDEMAVLFRSSFHSFDLELELQRADVPFVKRGGFKFIETAHVKDVLAHLRIIANPRDAVSWHRVLLLLEHVGPRTADDIFTHVAPAADVESAAERLAGYPRRGAYTKELGRLAALLGEIAPDPLPPGEKVAKVVGFYAPMLRHLHPEDFPKREKDLEHFATIAGRYRSLASLLADMALEPPTDSVGDVLAADVEEGLLTLSTIHSAKGLEWNTVFVIWLVDGRFPSYQNLHDGEEIEEERRLLYVAVTRAKEHLYLSYPIDIYDRSSGMVLGQPSRFLADLPDGVLAGLQVVDEVGFR, from the coding sequence ATGGAGACCTACACGCTTCGCCCGCGGCCGGACGCCCGGCCCGATCGCCGCTACCGCATCGACTACGCGGGCGAGCTGAACGGGGCGCAGTACGAGGCCGCCACCGCGCTCGAGGGGTCCGTGCTGGTGATCGCCGGCGCCGGCAGCGGCAAGACCCGCACGCTCGTCTACCGGGTTGCGCGCCTGGTCGAGTCGGGCGTCAGCCCGGGGCAGATCCTCCTCCTCACCTTCACGCGCAAGGCGGCCGAGGAGATGCTGCGGCGCGCGGCGGCGCTGGTGGGTGCGAGCTGCGAGCGCGTGGGGGGCGGGACGTTCCACTCCTTTGCCAACGTGGTGCTCCGCCGCACGGCGCGGCACGTGGGGCTCGAGCCCAACTTCACCATCCTCGACCGCAGCGACTCCGAGGACGTCGTGAACCTGCTGCGCAGCCGGGCGGGGCTCGACCGCAAGGACCGCCGTTTCCCGCGCAAGAGCGCGATCCTCGAGATCCTGAGCATGGCCGTCAACCGCGCCAAGCCGGTCGCCGACGTCCTCACCGAGAGCTATGCGCACCTGGCCGATCACCTGGAGGACCTGGAGCGACTCGGCCTCGAGTACGGGCGTTACAAGCGGGAGAAGAACCTGGTCGACTACGACGACCTCCTCGTCCTCCTGCGCGACCTCCTGCGCGACCACCCGGAGGTCGCGGCCCAGCTCTCGCGCACCTACCGCTTCATCATGGTCGACGAGTACCAGGACACGAACCCGCTCCAGGCCGAGATCGTCCGCACCCTCGCCGCCACGCACCCGAACGTGATGGCCGTCGGCGACGACAGCCAGAGCATCTACTCCTTCCGCGGCGCCACCTTCCGCAACATCATGGACTTCCCGAAGGCCTTTCCCGACACGCGCATCATCAAGCTCGAGGAGAACTACCGCTCGACGCAGCCCATCCTCGACCTCGCCAACGCGATCATCGACCAGGCGGCGGAGAAGCACACCAAGGTCCTGCGCACGCGGCGGGCCGACGGCCCTCCGCCGCTGCTGGCCCAGTGCAACGACGAGCAGGCGCAGTCCCGCTTCGTCTGCCAGCGCATCCTCGAGCTGCGCGAGGAGGGCGTGCCGCTCGACGAGATGGCCGTCCTCTTCCGCTCGAGCTTCCATTCCTTCGACCTGGAGCTCGAGCTCCAGCGCGCCGACGTCCCGTTCGTCAAGCGGGGCGGCTTCAAGTTCATCGAGACGGCGCACGTGAAGGACGTTCTCGCCCACCTCCGAATCATCGCCAACCCGCGCGACGCGGTGTCGTGGCACCGCGTGCTGCTGCTCCTCGAGCACGTCGGGCCGCGCACCGCCGACGACATCTTCACCCACGTCGCCCCCGCCGCCGACGTGGAGAGCGCGGCCGAGCGCCTGGCGGGCTACCCCCGGCGCGGCGCGTACACCAAGGAGCTCGGCCGCCTGGCCGCGCTCCTCGGCGAGATCGCCCCCGACCCGCTGCCGCCGGGCGAGAAGGTCGCCAAGGTGGTGGGCTTCTATGCGCCCATGCTCCGCCATCTCCACCCCGAGGACTTCCCCAAGCGCGAGAAGGACCTCGAGCACTTCGCCACCATCGCCGGGCGCTACCGGAGCCTGGCCTCGCTGCTCGCGGACATGGCGCTCGAGCCGCCCACGGACAGCGTGGGCGACGTGCTCGCGGCCGACGTCGAGGAGGGCCTCCTCACGCTCTCCACCATCCACTCGGCCAAGGGGCTCGAGTGGAACACGGTGTTCGTGATCTGGTTGGTGGACGGTCGCTTCCCCTCCTACCAGAACCTGCACGATGGGGAGGAGATCGAGGAGGAGCGCCGCCTCCTCTACGTCGCCGTCACGCGCGCCAAGGAGCACCTGTATCTCAGCTACCCGATCGACATCTACGACCGCAGCTCCGGCATGGTGCTGGGCCAGCCCTCGCGCTTCCTCGCCGACCTGCCCGACGGGGTGCTCGCCGGCCTCCAGGTGGTCGACGAGGTCGGCTTCCGCTAG